From Calonectris borealis chromosome 9, bCalBor7.hap1.2, whole genome shotgun sequence, one genomic window encodes:
- the P2RY1 gene encoding P2Y purinoceptor 1 yields MTEVLFSAALNGTEPNLLSSSGWSAGNATTKCSLTKTGFQFYYLPTVYILVFITGFLGNSVAIWMFVFHMRPWSGISVYMFNLALADFLYVLTLPALIFYYFNKTDWIFGDIMCKLQRFIFHVNLYGSILFLTCISVHRYTGVVHPLKSLGRLKKKNAVYISTLVWVIVVAVISPILFYSGTGIRRNKTTTCYDTTADDYLRSYFIYSMCTTVFMFCIPFILILGCYGLIVKALIYKDLDNSPLRRKSIYLVIIVLTVFAVSYLPFHVMKTLNLRARVDFQTPQMCAFNDKVYATYQVTRGLASLNSCVDPILYFLAGDTFRRRLSRATRKSSRRSEHNVQSKSEEMTLNILSEYKQNGDTSL; encoded by the coding sequence ATGACCGAAGtcctcttctctgctgctttgaatGGAACTGAACCCAACCTCTTATCCAGCAGCGGCTGGTCTGCGGGAAACGCCACCACCAAGTGTTCCCTGACCAAAACTGGCTTCCAGTTCTATTACCTGCCCACTGTCTACATTCTGGTCTTCATCACTGGGTTTTTGGGAAACAGCGTGGCCATCTGGATGTTTGTCTTCCACATGAGGCCTTGGAGCGGTATCTCGGTTTACATGTTCAACTTGGCGCTGGCCGATTTCTTGTATGTCTTGACTCTGCCTGCCCTCATCTTTTACTACTTCAATAAAACAGACTGGATCTTCGGGGATATCATGTGCAAGCTGCAGAGGTTCATCTTCCATGTGAACCTGTACGGCAGTATTTTGTTTCTGACTTGCATAAGTGTGCACAGGTACACGGGAGTGGTGCACCCCTTGAAGTCGCTGGGGAGGCTGAAGAAGAAGAACGCGGTGTACATCAGCACCCTGGTCTGGGTCATTGTGGTGGCCGTGATTTCTCCAATACTCTTCTACTCGGGAACGGGgataaggagaaataaaaccacGACGTGCTACGACACAACAGCCGACGATTACCTGAGAAGTTACTTCATTTACAGCATGTGCACCACAGTGTTTATGTTCTGCATCCCATTCATACTGATTCTTGGTTGCTATGGCCTAATTGTGAAAGCTTTGATTTACAAAGATTTGGACAATTCTCCTCTCAGGAGAAAGTCGATTTACCTGGTTATTATTGTGTTGACGGTCTTTGCTGTGTCTTACCTTCCCTTCCACGTGATGAAGACGTTGAATCTAAGAGCCAGGGTGGATTTTCAAACTCCACAAATGTGTGCCTTCAACGACAAGGTTTATGCCACTTACCAAGTGACGAGGGGTCTGGCCAGCCTCAACAGCTGCGTCGACCCTATCCTTTACTTTCTGGCAGGTGATACCTTTCGAAGGCGGCTTTCCAGGGCAACCAGGAAATCGTCCAGAAGAAGTGAACACAACGTGCAGTCCAAAAGCGAGGAAATGACTCTCAATATTTTATCTGAGTATAAACAGAACGGAGATACGAGTTTGTGA